GTTTTGCCTTCTATTGTGTAAATTCTTCTTGAATAATCGCAAAATAATTCGCTCTTAGCCCAATTGCCTTTTTTTGTGTAGTCATTATAATAAAGAGTTTCGTTCATTAATGATAAAAGTAGAGCATAAGTATGTTGAGCCACACTTTTTGTGCTATAACCTGCTACATTTTTAACTACGATATTAAATTCTTTTGCCGCAACCAAATCAACCGTATTCATACCCGTTGCACTAATTAAAATTAGTTTTAAATCAGGGCAAGCTTGCATAACTTCACGGCTCATTTTGATTTTATTAATCACTGCTACTTCGCATTTTTCTAATCTTTTTACTACTTCATTAGGCGATGATTTTTCATATAATACAACTTCGCCAAATTCTTTAAATGCGTCAATGTTTTCTCCACCTAAGGTGTTTGCGTCTAAAAATACAATTTTCATTCTTTCTCCTTTTTATAAATTAAAGCATTTTTTATCTCATCAAGATTTGTTATAAAACCACGATTAATTAGATTAATAACATCGCTAGATGCAAGGACTAAACTAGCTATTTTGTCAATATGTTTTAAAAACTCATCTTCTTTTATAAAATCACTTATTTTAGTAGGTAAATTGATTTCTTTGTAAAACTTAAGCAATTTTTCATATTCATCATATTTTTTCTCAATTAGTAATTGGACTAAAATACCAAATGCTACTAATTCTCCGTGCAAGAAGTTTTTTTCTATTTCTTTAATATAACTTATCGCATAGCAAGTTGCGTGAGCAAAAGCTCCATTATATTCAATATTAATTGAGCGTGAAACATAGCCAGTATTTACTATTATTGACATTACGACATTTTTAAAACTCAAATCATCATTTAAAGATTTTGCATATTCATAGTTTAAATCTACGCACAAATTACTACAAATTTTGCCAAAAGAATTTGAGTAATTTACGCCTATATTATTAGCTTTTGCATATTTTAATTGCAAATCAAATTCGTAAAATTTCGCCATCGTATCGCCAATACCTGCTATTAAATACCTTTTAGGAGCGTTTTTAATAGTTTCTAAATCTATAAAACATTTAAAAGGCGGTTCTTTAAAAAGCGCTAATTCTTTAAACTTTTCATCTTCATAAATAACAGATAGAGCAGATACAGCAGCACAAGTTGCAGCGATTGTTGGTATAGTAATTATTTTTAGATTAAAAGCATTTGCTATGTATTTTGAAGTATCTAAAACCTTACCACCACCAATTGCTAAGACTAAATCAAATTCTAAGCCTTTGCATTCATTTATAATTTTATTAATATCATTAAACGAGCATTCTTTAGTATGTGTTAGATGATAATTGCCACTAATTGAGTATTCTAATTTATCTTTAAATTTCGCAAATGCCGTAACTCCAGCAATAACTAAAATATTTTTATAATTTTGTAATTCTTGTTTTAAATTCTTTTTAATATCAAAATCAACTACAAATGAAGTAAGACTTAGAATTTCTTGCATATTTTTCCTTTATTTAATAATGTGTCCTACGAATTGTGCGTAATTATCTATAATAGTTCCACCTTTTCTAAATCCAAGTCCGCACGCTTCGTAGGCAAAAAATACCCCAGCTTGATAGAACTCGCCATTATATTCGTTAAGTTCTGCAAATTCTTGATAAATAAATCCGTTATTTTCATAATCTCCATTATTTTTTGTAATTATTTCGCCATTTTTGTCCAAAATCGTAACATTTGCACCTTCACGACCAAAAAACGGCTTTTTAACTTGTTTAGCGTTTTCAAGTGGTAAAAAGCTAGTTTTTAATAAATATTTATGATTTGGATAAAGCTGCCATAAAATCTCTAAAATAGCCTTGCTTTGAAATAATAATGTATAAGCAGGATTTAGGATAATTGCTTTTTGGTTTTTGATTATTTTTGTTAGTAAATGTGCTAATTCGCTTTCTTCAATAGCTATTATTTCCCAAGGAATTAGCATAAAGCAAAACTCATAATTCTCATCAGCTAAAAACACTCCATCTTCGCTAAATTCAATATCTTCAACATAAGCAAACTCGCATTCATATCCAGCGTCTTTTGCCATTTGCATAAGTAATCTTGTAGTTAGCTCTTCTTCAGTATTTTTTACACTTGTAAAAAGTATTTTCCAGCCTTCATATACTTCATCAAAATTACTTACATCTTCATCTAAAGTTGATAAGCGTTTAAAATTATCAACGATTGCTTCGTAAGTGTGATTGAATTGATTGCTTTCATCTAAGTTATTTAGTCTTAATTGCTCAAATTGTAAAATCGCCGTTTCAAAAAGTGCCGTTGGAGTATTTGCATTAAACTCAAGCAATTTAATAGGTAAATTATCAAGCCCACCAGCTAAATCAAAACGCCCATATAAATGCCAATGAACTTCATTTTCCCAAGATAATTTCACAACTTCGTGTAAATTAAAAGGAATGCCAAGTTTATCTAAAAGATTATTATCAATTACATAAGAACCTGCGTTTATAAACATATCATATAGCTCATTACAAGCGTTATAATAATTATTTGCTTCATCTTCGCTAATTATTATTAATTTATCATCTACATATGATTTTTTATCTTCATTTGTATGCCAAGTAAAACCCATATTTTCTAGCTTTTCAGTGCTTAGTTTTTGAATATTTAAAAATTTCATTTTTCTCCTTTTAATAAAAGCTGATTTTAACAAACATTGATAAAGCTTTTATGATTAATTTTTTTTTGATATCATGAAATGTATTTCGTGAGTGGTCTTGACACTCTTAAAAGCAGAGTTTTACTCTGCTTATCAAATCTTCATTAAAATCACTTATCAAATCATCTAAAAATCTTTCTAAATTTCTTGGATTTATACTGATATAGCAATTTTCATATAATTTATAACTAATATTAGAATATTTGTTATTTCTCATTTTTAATAAATTCTCAAAATGACTTGCACGATTTCTAAGACTTAAAAATAGTTTTAATAATGCTTTATTTTTATTATCTAAAAAAATATTAGTCTTTTGCCCGTTTATTATTATGTAGTTTTTATTATTCTTATCAAATCTTTTTAAGTCTAAATCTGAAAATATATACTTCTCAATTTTTTCATCTTCAATAATCTTAATTATCGTTCCTAGCGTAAGATTGCTTAATAATTCATCTTTTGTAGGTGTTCTTTTTTTGCTTTTATATAATTTATTTATTTGTTCTTTTATACTTTCATTTTCGTAATCTAAAAGCCAATCATCATTATTAAACTTTTTTGCCAAAATATCATTTAAATAATTTCTTAAAGTTATTTCTAAAATGCCTATTTTTGGGGATAATTTTGAAATTAATTTAAGATTTTTAAAATGCTCGTCTAAGTCTTTATAACTTTGTAATCTTGTATTTGATAAGCACTTTATTAAATCTAATCTAAAATTATTTTTTATACTATCCACAAAATCCCCTTATTTTCGGTATTAAATAAACATTTTAATATAAAAAAATAAAATTGGAACACCTTTTGCTAAAACTTGCTTAGAGAATTTAATTACAAGGATATAAAAATGATGAGATCACTTTGGTCTGGAGTATCAGGTCTTCAGGCACACCAAATAGCAATGGACGTAGAAGGTAATAACATAGCAAACGTTAATACAACAGGCTTTAAGCACTCTCGTGCAAATTTTAGCGACTTGATGAACCAAACAAGCAAAGTTGCAACAGCTCCACAAGGAGAGCTAGGTGGTAAAAACCCTATGCAAGTTGGACTTGGAACTCAAATTAACTCAATTACTAAGATTTTTGCTCAAGGAAGTATCCAAACAACTAAGAAAAACACAGACTTAGCTATCCAAGGCGATGGATTTTTCGTAGTAAGCCCTGATGGTGGTAAAACTTATAAATATACAAGAAACGGGGACTTCGTTCGTGATGCTTATGGTAACTTCGTTGATAATAATGGTTATATAGCACAAGGTTGGTTAAGAGATGAAGTTACAGGCGAAGTTGATACGACATCTCCAATTAGAAATATAGTAATAAAACCAGGTCTTACAACCCCTGCAAATCCTACAACATTAGTTAGCTTAAAAGCAAACCTAAATTCAGGTAATAGCATAGGTGATAAAAAAACTCCAATCTATCAGCTAGATAGCAATCACGAATGGACTAATATAAACGGCGATGGTATTAAAGTTGATGCGGGTGTGCATAAAGAAAACGATGTTTCACAAAATAGCTTTATTACAAATAAAAATGGTGAATTACGCTTAAATGAGCGTGGCGTTGATATGGGGGTATTATTCAATGCTAGTGGAGAAAGTCTTGGACTTAGAAAAGGTCAAGGAATTTGGGTTAGTTATGCAGAAGCTAGAACTCAACAACTTAATTTAAATGGGGTTGATAACAATGGTAAATTTAATGCTCCAGCAAATTTAAATATAGAAATTAATGGCACTCAAATTAGTGGCAGTGTATCAAATGTAGCTGATATAGCAACTGCTATTAATGGAGTAAGTGGTAAAACAGGCGTAAGAGCTGATATAGTAAATGGAAATAGACTTATTTTAGTAAATGATAATAAGCAAGGCACAACAGCAGCTATGAAAAACATAGTTTTAAGAGCTGGAAATGGTGCAACTCAAGATAACACAGGTCTTTTAAATGCAGCAATAGACCATCAAGATGGCAATGGTGCTAGTATTAAAGTAATTACTGCTTATCAATATACTTATGATCCAAACCCAACTAATACAGCACACGCATTAAATGCTAATATGGAAAGAACATTTAATACCACAGAAGATTTAAGAGAAGCTATGCAAAAAGATGCAAGGCTTTATGTAAATTACGATGGAAGACAAGTAACTGATGCTGATTGGGGCACAACTGGGACTAAAAATGATGGAGTTGAAATCATAGTAGATGCTAAAGGACAATTCGTTATCAAAAATCCTAAAGGAGACGCATTTAATGCTGATGATGGCGATGTATTTGATATGAGCACAGAAGCAATCAACGAAAGAGCTAGATTATTATTTAATGGTAATGGTCAAGGGGTAAATTTTCCTAATGGTATGCAAAGACCACCTTTAATAGCGTGGGATCAAGCAACTCCAGCAGAACAAGCTCAATTTATTGAACTTAACCCTGTTGTTAAAACTCCGGCAAATGCTAATCAAAACGAAGATGATTTCAATATGT
This is a stretch of genomic DNA from Campylobacter sp. RM12651. It encodes these proteins:
- a CDS encoding iron-containing alcohol dehydrogenase, whose protein sequence is MQEILSLTSFVVDFDIKKNLKQELQNYKNILVIAGVTAFAKFKDKLEYSISGNYHLTHTKECSFNDINKIINECKGLEFDLVLAIGGGKVLDTSKYIANAFNLKIITIPTIAATCAAVSALSVIYEDEKFKELALFKEPPFKCFIDLETIKNAPKRYLIAGIGDTMAKFYEFDLQLKYAKANNIGVNYSNSFGKICSNLCVDLNYEYAKSLNDDLSFKNVVMSIIVNTGYVSRSINIEYNGAFAHATCYAISYIKEIEKNFLHGELVAFGILVQLLIEKKYDEYEKLLKFYKEINLPTKISDFIKEDEFLKHIDKIASLVLASSDVINLINRGFITNLDEIKNALIYKKEKE
- a CDS encoding glutathionylspermidine synthase family protein — translated: MKFLNIQKLSTEKLENMGFTWHTNEDKKSYVDDKLIIISEDEANNYYNACNELYDMFINAGSYVIDNNLLDKLGIPFNLHEVVKLSWENEVHWHLYGRFDLAGGLDNLPIKLLEFNANTPTALFETAILQFEQLRLNNLDESNQFNHTYEAIVDNFKRLSTLDEDVSNFDEVYEGWKILFTSVKNTEEELTTRLLMQMAKDAGYECEFAYVEDIEFSEDGVFLADENYEFCFMLIPWEIIAIEESELAHLLTKIIKNQKAIILNPAYTLLFQSKAILEILWQLYPNHKYLLKTSFLPLENAKQVKKPFFGREGANVTILDKNGEIITKNNGDYENNGFIYQEFAELNEYNGEFYQAGVFFAYEACGLGFRKGGTIIDNYAQFVGHIIK
- the flgE gene encoding flagellar hook protein FlgE; this translates as MMRSLWSGVSGLQAHQIAMDVEGNNIANVNTTGFKHSRANFSDLMNQTSKVATAPQGELGGKNPMQVGLGTQINSITKIFAQGSIQTTKKNTDLAIQGDGFFVVSPDGGKTYKYTRNGDFVRDAYGNFVDNNGYIAQGWLRDEVTGEVDTTSPIRNIVIKPGLTTPANPTTLVSLKANLNSGNSIGDKKTPIYQLDSNHEWTNINGDGIKVDAGVHKENDVSQNSFITNKNGELRLNERGVDMGVLFNASGESLGLRKGQGIWVSYAEARTQQLNLNGVDNNGKFNAPANLNIEINGTQISGSVSNVADIATAINGVSGKTGVRADIVNGNRLILVNDNKQGTTAAMKNIVLRAGNGATQDNTGLLNAAIDHQDGNGASIKVITAYQYTYDPNPTNTAHALNANMERTFNTTEDLREAMQKDARLYVNYDGRQVTDADWGTTGTKNDGVEIIVDAKGQFVIKNPKGDAFNADDGDVFDMSTEAINERARLLFNGNGQGVNFPNGMQRPPLIAWDQATPAEQAQFIELNPVVKTPANANQNEDDFNMFLSISNLTNPANNVNENDKFMKTMQGMQGALTSGDGIRQTQGLYMSAHSSSIDIFDSLGTKHSIKYDFTKIGYTDDGGTEWGIVIQVPEPCEINISGEGPKNVLTGTIRFNSDGSLQGFSPSSVSFTANNGSTPNQNIDFYFGNPNDFDGITSYDRESNTSGISQDGFSGGDLNGIRIDESGTIIGSFTNGRSFGLAQIAMATFTNNEGLEAEGGNVFTQTSNSGEPVIGAATTGGRGKIQASSLEMSNVDLSTSLTNLIVIQRGYQANSKTITTSDQMLNTLLQLKQ